Genomic segment of Cytobacillus suaedae:
GGGATTGTATCAATTGGCTTTTTCATACCTTTAATATTCTGGCGTCCAGGGTATCGTAATCCTACTCTATATGCCATAGCCGAACTTTTCGTATCAGGTGGATTTTCTATTTATCTAAATATGTATTTAGGAATTAATTTAACTTCTTCTATTATTTTAATGCCGATATTAATGGTTGGGTACTTGATGACGAAAAAAACAGCACCATGGGTTATACCTGTCTTTGTCATTCTTTTACCAGCAAACCGTTACTGGACCATCGACAATCAGTTTTCATTTTACTTGCAATACATAGATGTTCTTATCTTTTTTGTCATCGGTTTGGGCTTTAATCTGATCACCAAGTCACAAAAGAGATACAAGTTTTTATTAGAAGAAAATGTGAAACAGCTTGAATTGATTGAGCATCAGAACAGAGCCCTTGAACAGTATTCGGCTGAAGTTGAAAAACTAGCACTGGTTGAGGAGCGTAATCGGATGGCACGGGATCTTCATGATTCAATTGGCCATCATTTTACATCAGTCACAGTTGGGCTTGACGCAATTTCCTATATGATTGAAAGTCAGCCTAAGTTAGCTGCTGAAAAAGTGAGAGGCCTTGCGGAGGTGGCTAGAACGGGTTTGACAGAAGTGAGGAGAACAATTCATCAAATTGCTCCTTCAGAAGAGAATGAGCTTCTTACAATCCAACTAGAAAAACTAGTGAGCGAATTTGGAGAGCATACGAATACTGAGGTTAAGTTTGAGTTTGAAGGAGATGAACCAGACTTAGCACCGCACTTGAAGCTATTATTC
This window contains:
- a CDS encoding sensor histidine kinase; the protein is MNRERWMWIDWLIFLLRCGWYGTGLTYYYVYMERLGELSYIEFAGIVSIGFFIPLIFWRPGYRNPTLYAIAELFVSGGFSIYLNMYLGINLTSSIILMPILMVGYLMTKKTAPWVIPVFVILLPANRYWTIDNQFSFYLQYIDVLIFFVIGLGFNLITKSQKRYKFLLEENVKQLELIEHQNRALEQYSAEVEKLALVEERNRMARDLHDSIGHHFTSVTVGLDAISYMIESQPKLAAEKVRGLAEVARTGLTEVRRTIHQIAPSEENELLTIQLEKLVSEFGEHTNTEVKFEFEGDEPDLAPHLKLLFVRCLQECMTNAKRHGEALFIKVNVHYLEDNIQLKVFNNGKGMDTEKFGFGLTMMKNRLEEKNGLLTIESNGIEGVTVTCSLPVGGKR